From a region of the Nocardia sp. XZ_19_385 genome:
- a CDS encoding metal-dependent hydrolase, which yields MKLLRWWERRPETDPGEVALHARNVQFDWADTPLHWMPAEPIASHLINALNLLLPEGERMFCQAYAEALPFVKDEKLREAMLGFIGQESMHAETHDKVLHEVLAANGIDPEPYVRQAEYLFRKTLGPREGDDVAQRQVLVERLAFIACLEHFFAYLGDWILNADLEKFGAEPRMADLFRWHGAEEVEHRHVAHDVALYFGAGYVRRAALMTLTFPIFLTLVVRGTKFMVHQDPELPDYGYPRLLTKVFGSMWRGALPGVPSLLISALSTFKPGYNPGSVGSTAQAVAYLAKSPAAQAVAS from the coding sequence ATGAAGCTACTTCGCTGGTGGGAACGGCGACCGGAGACCGATCCGGGTGAGGTTGCCCTGCATGCCCGCAATGTGCAGTTCGACTGGGCCGACACACCGTTGCACTGGATGCCCGCCGAACCCATTGCCTCACACCTGATCAATGCGCTGAACCTGTTGCTGCCCGAGGGCGAGCGCATGTTCTGCCAGGCGTATGCCGAGGCGCTGCCTTTCGTCAAGGACGAGAAGTTGCGCGAGGCCATGCTCGGCTTCATCGGCCAGGAATCGATGCACGCCGAGACGCACGACAAGGTGCTGCACGAGGTGCTCGCCGCCAACGGCATCGATCCGGAACCGTATGTGCGCCAAGCCGAATACCTGTTCCGCAAGACTCTCGGCCCGCGCGAGGGTGACGATGTCGCCCAGCGTCAGGTGCTGGTGGAGCGGCTCGCGTTCATCGCCTGCCTGGAGCATTTCTTCGCCTACCTGGGCGACTGGATCCTCAACGCCGACCTGGAGAAGTTCGGCGCCGAACCGCGCATGGCGGACCTGTTCCGCTGGCACGGCGCCGAAGAGGTCGAACACCGGCATGTCGCCCATGACGTGGCGCTCTACTTCGGGGCGGGCTATGTGCGGCGCGCGGCGCTCATGACACTGACGTTCCCCATCTTCCTCACCCTGGTGGTGCGCGGCACCAAATTCATGGTGCATCAGGATCCGGAGCTGCCCGACTACGGTTACCCACGCCTGCTCACCAAGGTGTTCGGTTCCATGTGGCGCGGTGCGCTGCCCGGCGTGCCCTCGTTGCTGATCAGCGCGCTCTCGACCTTCAAGCCCGGCTACAACCCCGGCTCGGTCGGGTCGACCGCGCAGGCCGTCGCCTACCTCGCGAAATCTCCTGCGGCACAGGCTGTCGCGTCGTGA
- a CDS encoding LysE/ArgO family amino acid transporter — MTVSSAATAAISGLGFGLSLIVAIGAQNAFVLRQGVRGQHIFPVIAVCAISDAVLIAAGVGGFGVLVESMPGLLTVVRYLGAAFLFGYAFLAAKRVFASEALILETAGASMALGATVLTCLALTWLNPHVYLDTLVLLGSFANTYASPDKWFLGAGAMLASVVWFTALGYGARRLGPFFARPAAWRVLDSAIAVIMLVLAVGLIVSA; from the coding sequence GTGACGGTTTCATCCGCGGCCACCGCCGCCATCTCAGGCCTGGGCTTCGGCCTCTCGTTGATCGTGGCGATCGGCGCGCAGAACGCTTTCGTGCTGCGCCAAGGGGTGCGCGGACAGCACATCTTCCCGGTGATCGCGGTCTGCGCGATCTCGGACGCGGTGCTGATCGCCGCGGGTGTCGGTGGCTTCGGCGTGCTGGTCGAGTCGATGCCCGGCCTGTTGACGGTGGTGCGCTACCTCGGCGCGGCCTTCTTGTTCGGCTACGCCTTCCTGGCCGCCAAGCGGGTCTTCGCCTCCGAGGCGCTGATCCTGGAGACCGCGGGCGCCTCCATGGCGCTGGGCGCCACCGTCCTCACCTGCCTGGCGCTGACCTGGTTGAACCCGCACGTCTACCTGGACACCCTGGTACTACTGGGCTCGTTCGCCAACACCTACGCCTCGCCCGACAAATGGTTCCTGGGCGCGGGCGCGATGCTGGCCAGCGTCGTCTGGTTCACCGCACTCGGCTACGGCGCGCGGCGCCTCGGCCCCTTCTTTGCCCGCCCCGCCGCCTGGCGTGTCCTCGACTCGGCGATCGCGGTGATCATGCTGGTCCTGGCCGTGGGCCTGATCGTCTCGGCCTGA
- a CDS encoding ABC transporter ATP-binding protein has translation MLEVVDLVRRFGDNVAVDGVTFTVPAGALTGFVGGNGAGKTTTMRMIMGVLAIHGGAVHWDGRPVTTADRRSFGYMPEERGLYPKQPVLDQLVYLARLRGLSAAAARDRGGELLDRFQLGDRGKDKLESLSLGNQQRVQIAAAVIAEPKALILDEPFSGLDPLAVDSMAELLREYTSRGVPVLFSSHQLDLVERLCDQLVILSRGKVVGAGSADELRAGGHTRHRLVFGGDPGWLNGFGGVRVIETNGQGILLELDGVSTDDLLAEALRRGSVRELAAVRPTVSEIYREVTA, from the coding sequence ATGCTCGAGGTCGTTGATTTGGTGCGGCGGTTCGGGGACAACGTCGCCGTCGACGGTGTCACCTTCACGGTCCCCGCCGGCGCGCTGACCGGATTCGTCGGCGGCAACGGTGCGGGCAAGACCACCACCATGCGCATGATCATGGGTGTGCTGGCCATTCACGGCGGCGCGGTGCACTGGGACGGGCGGCCGGTGACGACCGCGGACCGCCGGTCGTTCGGGTACATGCCCGAGGAGCGCGGGCTCTATCCCAAGCAGCCCGTGCTCGATCAACTCGTGTATTTGGCGCGGTTACGCGGACTTTCCGCGGCCGCCGCCCGGGATCGCGGCGGGGAGTTGCTGGATCGTTTCCAGCTCGGCGACCGCGGCAAGGACAAGCTGGAGTCGCTCTCACTGGGCAATCAACAGCGGGTGCAGATCGCGGCGGCGGTGATCGCCGAACCGAAGGCACTGATCCTCGACGAACCGTTCTCCGGGCTCGACCCGCTCGCGGTCGACTCGATGGCGGAACTGTTGCGGGAGTACACCTCTCGCGGGGTGCCGGTGCTGTTCTCCTCGCATCAGCTGGATTTGGTGGAGCGGCTGTGCGATCAGCTGGTGATCCTGTCCCGCGGCAAGGTGGTCGGGGCGGGGTCCGCCGATGAACTGCGCGCCGGTGGGCACACCCGGCACCGGCTGGTGTTCGGCGGAGATCCGGGGTGGCTCAACGGTTTCGGGGGCGTGCGCGTCATCGAGACGAACGGGCAGGGCATCCTGCTGGAGCTCGACGGTGTCAGCACCGACGACCTGCTCGCCGAGGCGCTGCGACGGGGCTCGGTGCGCGAACTCGCCGCAGTACGGCCGACGGTTTCCGAGATTTATCGAGAGGTGACGGCATGA
- a CDS encoding LysR family transcriptional regulator ArgP: MDLQLDQLRALDAAITEGTFEAAARRLLITPSAISQRIKALEDAAGRILVQRTKPVRPTESGMAVLRLARQIALLAGDTARELGDPEQPADRLVPVPIAVNADSLETWVMPALSKVPPGISFDIHREDEDHTTELLRDGTVMAAITTTAQPVQGCKVTKLGNMRYRAMATPEFLRTWFGAGARGYAHAPVVMFDRKDDLQDRQIRRRTKKPVDPPRHYVPSSAGFGAAVRLGLGWGMLPDLQTEQDRATGRLLSIDGEAVIDQPLYWQQWRLDSAALSSVAAAIAAAAADALR, translated from the coding sequence ATGGACCTGCAGCTGGATCAGCTCCGCGCGCTCGACGCCGCGATCACCGAGGGCACCTTCGAGGCCGCCGCCCGCCGCCTGCTCATCACCCCCTCGGCGATCAGCCAGCGCATCAAGGCGCTGGAGGACGCGGCGGGCCGCATCCTGGTGCAGCGCACGAAACCGGTGCGTCCCACCGAATCCGGGATGGCGGTGCTGCGCCTGGCCCGGCAGATCGCCCTGCTGGCCGGAGACACCGCGCGCGAACTCGGAGATCCCGAGCAACCCGCCGACCGCCTGGTTCCGGTGCCGATCGCCGTGAACGCCGATTCGCTGGAGACCTGGGTGATGCCCGCGCTGAGCAAGGTCCCGCCGGGGATCAGCTTCGACATCCACCGCGAGGACGAGGACCACACCACCGAGTTGCTGCGCGACGGCACCGTGATGGCGGCAATCACCACGACCGCCCAGCCGGTGCAGGGCTGCAAGGTGACCAAGCTGGGCAATATGCGCTACCGGGCGATGGCCACTCCGGAATTCCTGCGGACCTGGTTCGGTGCCGGGGCCAGGGGCTACGCGCACGCCCCCGTGGTGATGTTCGACCGCAAGGACGACTTGCAGGATCGTCAAATCCGGCGTCGCACAAAGAAACCCGTCGACCCGCCGCGGCACTACGTGCCATCCTCGGCCGGGTTCGGCGCGGCGGTCCGGCTCGGCCTCGGCTGGGGCATGCTGCCCGACCTGCAAACCGAACAGGACCGCGCCACCGGCCGGCTGCTGTCCATCGACGGGGAGGCCGTCATTGATCAGCCGCTGTACTGGCAGCAGTGGCGCCTGGACTCCGCCGCCCTGAGCAGCGTCGCCGCCGCCATCGCCGCGGCGGCCGCCGACGCGCTGCGCTGA
- a CDS encoding FBP domain-containing protein, which translates to MQAVTERDIRASFVNCSKGDAKRLPVPKNLDAPPWDDLDFFGWSDPSYPGRCYLVFPQDDRLVGIAMRYETGGSGRAQMCSICKTTHTGSGVSLLTAAKAGDSGRKGNTIGTYMCTDLACSLYARNKKSPGAGRRYREDLSDEAKIERVRVNLTAFISRLYA; encoded by the coding sequence ATGCAAGCCGTCACCGAACGCGACATCAGGGCGTCGTTCGTCAACTGTTCCAAAGGCGACGCCAAACGCCTGCCCGTCCCGAAGAACCTGGACGCCCCACCCTGGGACGATCTGGACTTCTTCGGCTGGAGCGACCCGTCCTATCCGGGCCGCTGCTACCTGGTCTTCCCGCAGGACGACCGCCTCGTCGGCATCGCGATGCGCTATGAGACCGGCGGATCCGGCCGGGCCCAGATGTGCTCGATCTGCAAGACCACGCACACCGGCAGCGGCGTCTCGCTGCTGACGGCCGCCAAGGCCGGCGACTCCGGGCGCAAGGGCAACACGATCGGCACCTACATGTGCACCGATCTGGCCTGTTCGCTCTACGCGCGCAACAAGAAGAGCCCCGGTGCGGGTCGCCGCTACCGCGAGGACCTCTCCGACGAGGCGAAGATCGAGCGGGTCCGGGTGAACCTGACCGCGTTCATCTCCAGGCTGTACGCGTAG
- a CDS encoding helix-turn-helix domain-containing protein, giving the protein MAKMGRRKRSRLITAGLLAPDKVHTKTVSAPPAGASTKKQQAATEPAATGAKVAQPATKAAQPAGKGAQPAGKAAQPAAKAPEPVTGAPERLDVEALAEQVKTRRREKGWTQADVARNGGPSAGTISQIERCLSEEPAADTLAKLDAALEWPENTCEAILRGEMAGARS; this is encoded by the coding sequence ATGGCGAAAATGGGTAGGCGGAAGCGCTCGAGGCTCATCACGGCGGGTCTCCTGGCTCCGGACAAGGTGCATACGAAGACGGTTTCGGCACCGCCCGCCGGAGCGTCGACGAAGAAGCAGCAAGCCGCGACCGAGCCGGCGGCGACCGGTGCCAAGGTCGCCCAGCCCGCGACCAAGGCCGCTCAGCCCGCTGGCAAGGGCGCCCAGCCCGCTGGCAAGGCCGCCCAGCCCGCTGCGAAGGCTCCGGAACCCGTTACGGGTGCACCGGAACGCCTCGACGTCGAAGCCCTCGCCGAGCAGGTGAAGACCCGCCGCCGCGAAAAGGGTTGGACGCAAGCCGATGTCGCCCGCAACGGCGGCCCCTCGGCCGGCACCATCAGCCAGATCGAACGCTGCCTGAGCGAGGAGCCCGCCGCGGACACGCTGGCCAAGCTCGACGCCGCCCTGGAGTGGCCGGAGAATACCTGCGAGGCGATCCTGCGCGGCGAAATGGCCGGCGCCCGCTCATAA
- a CDS encoding wax ester/triacylglycerol synthase family O-acyltransferase encodes MERLTGLDASFLYLETGTQHLHVCALLILDPATGGYSFEELKAELGRRLPLIPQMRRRIHEVPFNLDHPVWAEDPNFDLDYHVRRIGIPGSGGRRELAELIGDIASRPMDRDRPLWEMTVVEGLDDGKVAVISKYHHAAVDGITGTNMMMHLCDMEPGQNRAEAVEERRVESSPNDLRLLAEAVVRFPGKAGMVGMVPKTLGMLAGFAQRRRNNEAGMALPLTAPRTPFNMAITPHRSVAFTETDLAAIKEIKAAFGVKVNDVVLTVVGGILRAYLDKRGELPDRSLIASVPVSVHEQSRHTAGINKVSSLFSELGTDIADPVQRLRKVAEANQSAKDEHDLVGADFLQDWSKYAPPNTFQLAARVYSSLKLAEHHPVVHNLVVSNVPGPPMPLYFLGIKVDGMYPFGPVFHGAGLTITVLSNNGDLDFGFIACKELVPDIAALADAVPGVIDELLGAARALG; translated from the coding sequence ATGGAGCGACTAACCGGATTGGATGCCAGCTTCCTGTATCTCGAGACCGGAACCCAGCACCTGCACGTGTGTGCGCTGCTGATCCTGGACCCCGCGACAGGCGGCTACTCATTCGAAGAACTCAAGGCCGAACTCGGCCGCCGACTACCCCTGATCCCGCAGATGCGACGGCGGATCCACGAGGTGCCGTTCAACCTCGACCACCCCGTCTGGGCCGAGGATCCCAACTTCGACCTGGACTATCACGTGCGCCGGATCGGCATCCCCGGTTCCGGCGGCCGCCGTGAGCTCGCCGAACTGATCGGCGACATCGCCAGTCGCCCCATGGATCGCGACCGCCCGCTGTGGGAGATGACAGTGGTCGAGGGCCTCGATGACGGCAAGGTCGCGGTGATCTCGAAGTACCACCACGCCGCGGTCGACGGCATCACCGGCACGAACATGATGATGCACCTGTGCGACATGGAACCGGGGCAGAACCGGGCTGAGGCCGTCGAGGAGCGCCGGGTCGAGTCGTCGCCCAACGACCTGAGGCTGCTGGCCGAAGCCGTCGTCCGGTTCCCCGGCAAGGCGGGCATGGTCGGCATGGTGCCGAAAACCCTCGGCATGCTGGCCGGTTTCGCGCAGCGCCGGCGAAACAACGAGGCGGGCATGGCTTTACCGCTGACCGCGCCGCGCACCCCGTTCAATATGGCGATCACGCCGCACCGTTCGGTCGCCTTCACCGAGACGGATCTGGCTGCGATCAAGGAGATCAAGGCCGCGTTCGGGGTGAAGGTCAACGACGTGGTGCTCACCGTCGTCGGCGGAATCCTGCGCGCCTACCTGGACAAACGCGGTGAGCTGCCGGACCGTTCGCTGATCGCCTCGGTACCGGTCTCCGTGCACGAGCAGTCCCGGCACACCGCGGGCATCAACAAGGTGTCGTCACTGTTCTCCGAGCTCGGGACCGATATCGCGGATCCGGTGCAGCGGCTGCGCAAGGTGGCCGAGGCCAATCAGAGCGCCAAGGACGAGCACGATCTGGTCGGTGCGGACTTCCTGCAGGACTGGTCGAAGTACGCTCCGCCCAACACTTTTCAGCTGGCCGCGCGGGTGTACTCGTCGCTGAAGCTGGCCGAGCACCATCCGGTGGTGCACAACCTGGTGGTGTCCAACGTGCCCGGGCCGCCGATGCCGCTGTACTTTCTCGGTATCAAGGTGGACGGCATGTATCCGTTCGGGCCGGTCTTCCACGGCGCGGGACTCACCATTACCGTGCTGTCCAACAACGGCGACCTCGACTTCGGGTTCATCGCCTGTAAGGAACTCGTACCCGATATCGCGGCACTCGCCGATGCCGTCCCCGGCGTGATCGACGAATTGCTCGGTGCGGCACGGGCATTGGGCTGA
- a CDS encoding glucose 1-dehydrogenase, translating to MGRLTGKVALISGGSRGMGAAHARAMVAEDARVVLGDILDDEGAALAKELGDNAAYVPLDVREPEQWQAAVAEATQRFGSLNVLVNNAGIANGNLIVDFELSEWQRILDINLTGTFLGIQAAVPAMRTAGGGSIINISSVEGMRGSPGLHGYTATKFAVRGLTKSTALELAQDNIRVNSVHPGLISTPMTEGIPADFLQIPMKRAADPSEVSALITYLASDESSYSTGAEFIIDGGLTVGIPHKTF from the coding sequence ATGGGTCGGTTGACCGGCAAGGTGGCATTGATCAGCGGTGGCTCGCGAGGCATGGGCGCCGCCCACGCCCGGGCCATGGTGGCCGAGGACGCGCGGGTGGTGCTCGGTGACATCCTCGACGACGAAGGCGCCGCACTGGCAAAGGAACTCGGCGACAACGCCGCCTACGTTCCCCTCGATGTGCGCGAGCCCGAGCAGTGGCAGGCCGCCGTCGCCGAGGCGACCCAGCGGTTCGGGTCACTGAATGTGCTGGTCAACAATGCGGGCATCGCCAACGGCAACCTGATCGTCGACTTCGAGTTGTCGGAGTGGCAGCGCATACTCGACATCAACCTGACCGGCACCTTCCTCGGCATCCAGGCCGCCGTACCGGCGATGCGCACCGCCGGCGGCGGATCCATCATCAACATCTCCTCCGTCGAAGGCATGCGCGGCAGCCCCGGCCTGCACGGGTACACGGCAACCAAGTTCGCGGTGCGCGGGCTCACCAAGTCGACGGCACTCGAGTTGGCGCAGGACAACATTCGGGTCAACTCGGTGCATCCCGGCCTGATCAGCACCCCGATGACCGAGGGCATCCCCGCCGACTTCCTGCAGATCCCGATGAAGCGAGCAGCCGACCCGTCCGAGGTCTCGGCGCTGATCACCTATCTGGCAAGTGACGAGTCCTCCTACTCCACCGGAGCCGAGTTCATCATCGACGGCGGGCTCACGGTCGGAATCCCGCACAAGACGTTCTAG
- a CDS encoding ABC transporter permease, producing the protein MSAKEPATGGLWRIVAQREIVVKLRDRNFLVSTIITIVVIVATLAISGFMNNRTEKLEVAISGEGTGQVIEIANTLAKDKKIEFTAHSEPDVAAVEQQVRDDDADVGLVPDDSGWRLIGRAAENSEAKTYLTAAAQQIALQRNAAAAGTSMTDLTRGATVGYDLIDPTGIDPGLAKIVSFVFAFLFYMASTMFGMTIAQSVLEEKQNRIVEILASAIPLRQLLIGKVVGNAIMAFAQLALFVTAGLIGLSAIGKGDQITQIGSAAGWFIVFFLVGFLALASLWAVAGALSTRAEDLQSTAMPVSMFIMLVLFAGIFLSGTALTIASYVPIVSIVGMPGRLAAGTAAWWEPFIALALMAAATYGIVLIAEKIYRRGLMQTQGRLTIRQALEVED; encoded by the coding sequence ATGAGCGCCAAGGAACCTGCCACCGGCGGACTATGGCGCATAGTGGCGCAGCGCGAGATCGTCGTGAAGCTGCGCGACCGGAACTTCCTGGTGTCCACGATCATCACCATCGTGGTGATTGTGGCGACCCTGGCCATCAGTGGATTCATGAACAACCGCACCGAGAAGCTCGAGGTCGCGATCAGCGGCGAGGGCACGGGCCAGGTCATCGAGATCGCCAACACCCTGGCCAAGGACAAGAAGATCGAGTTCACCGCGCACTCCGAACCCGATGTCGCCGCCGTCGAACAGCAGGTGCGCGACGACGACGCGGATGTCGGCCTGGTGCCGGATGATTCCGGCTGGCGGCTGATCGGCCGCGCCGCCGAGAACAGCGAAGCGAAGACCTATCTCACCGCGGCCGCACAGCAGATCGCCTTGCAGCGCAACGCCGCAGCGGCCGGCACATCGATGACCGACCTCACCCGCGGCGCGACCGTCGGCTACGACCTGATCGACCCCACCGGCATCGATCCCGGCCTGGCGAAGATCGTGTCGTTCGTTTTCGCGTTCCTGTTCTACATGGCCTCGACCATGTTCGGCATGACCATCGCGCAGAGCGTGCTGGAGGAGAAGCAGAACCGGATCGTGGAGATCCTGGCGAGCGCTATTCCATTGCGGCAGTTGCTGATCGGCAAGGTCGTCGGCAACGCCATCATGGCCTTCGCGCAGCTCGCGCTGTTCGTCACCGCCGGATTGATCGGCCTGTCGGCCATCGGCAAGGGTGATCAGATCACCCAGATCGGCAGCGCCGCAGGCTGGTTCATCGTCTTCTTCCTGGTCGGCTTCCTCGCCCTGGCCAGCCTCTGGGCAGTCGCGGGCGCGCTGTCGACCCGCGCCGAGGACCTGCAATCCACCGCCATGCCGGTCTCGATGTTCATCATGCTCGTGCTGTTCGCCGGGATCTTCCTGTCCGGCACCGCATTGACGATCGCCTCTTATGTGCCGATCGTCTCCATTGTCGGCATGCCCGGCCGCCTGGCCGCCGGCACCGCCGCCTGGTGGGAACCGTTCATCGCGCTCGCCCTGATGGCCGCCGCTACCTACGGGATCGTCCTGATCGCGGAAAAGATCTACCGCCGCGGCCTTATGCAGACCCAGGGGCGCTTGACGATTCGGCAGGCGCTGGAGGTCGAGGACTGA
- a CDS encoding alpha/beta fold hydrolase: MDPDRNAAAVPMRKFGKTGVPDIAEVPGGQLMELPGRGRTYVVDIPGPAGAPTLFLLHGTASTAYLTWFPALQLLAQKFRVVLFDQRWHGRGIQSERFTVEDCADDVIAVADALGVSDPLCVGYSLGGVVAQLAAHRHPDRVRGLVLCATPYRFQEKWRERAFHAAWGAFAGAVGPYSLRRAQQLLGRLPEVPEHTWARGGMQRWAMTELRSTSGWAIAQVIAAVGRFDSSAWLSEIDVPTAVVITTKDKAIPVYRQLEMATMIPGATIHLVKAGHTACAFAADKFVPVLLEACEAVAARSAQKSHAANQ; this comes from the coding sequence ATGGACCCCGATCGAAATGCCGCCGCCGTGCCGATGCGAAAGTTCGGCAAAACCGGTGTCCCCGATATCGCCGAGGTTCCCGGCGGACAGCTGATGGAGCTGCCGGGGCGTGGCCGCACCTACGTGGTCGATATCCCGGGGCCCGCGGGCGCACCCACTCTGTTCCTGCTGCACGGCACCGCGTCCACGGCGTACCTCACCTGGTTCCCGGCGCTCCAACTGCTCGCGCAGAAGTTCCGGGTGGTCCTGTTCGATCAGCGCTGGCACGGCCGCGGCATCCAATCGGAGCGGTTCACGGTGGAGGACTGCGCCGATGACGTGATCGCGGTGGCCGACGCGCTCGGCGTCTCCGATCCGCTCTGCGTCGGCTACTCCCTCGGCGGTGTCGTGGCTCAGCTTGCCGCACACCGGCATCCGGACCGGGTGCGCGGACTCGTCCTGTGCGCCACGCCCTATCGGTTCCAGGAGAAGTGGCGCGAGCGCGCCTTCCATGCGGCCTGGGGTGCGTTCGCCGGCGCGGTCGGCCCGTACTCGCTGCGGCGCGCACAGCAACTCCTGGGACGCTTGCCGGAAGTGCCGGAACACACGTGGGCCCGTGGCGGCATGCAGCGCTGGGCGATGACCGAGCTGCGTAGCACCAGCGGCTGGGCGATCGCACAGGTCATCGCGGCGGTCGGCCGATTCGACAGCAGCGCATGGCTTTCCGAGATCGACGTGCCCACCGCGGTGGTGATCACCACCAAGGACAAGGCGATTCCGGTCTACCGGCAGCTGGAGATGGCGACGATGATCCCCGGCGCCACAATCCATCTGGTGAAGGCCGGGCACACGGCGTGCGCGTTCGCGGCCGACAAGTTCGTGCCGGTGCTGCTGGAGGCTTGCGAGGCGGTGGCCGCCAGGTCGGCGCAGAAGTCACACGCGGCGAATCAGTAG
- a CDS encoding AAA family ATPase produces MAAAVYLITGIQASGKSTVAQALAERLPRSAHVRGDAFRRFVVGGRVEMSPHPAPEALDQLRLRHRLAAHTADGYADAGFTAVLQDNIFGEMLPWTIEQIRTRPLYVVVLTPQPAAVAAREAGRGKSAYGAFTVEDLDTGLRENTPRLGLWLDTTDLTVEQTVDEILSRAQPLR; encoded by the coding sequence ATGGCAGCCGCGGTTTATCTGATCACCGGTATCCAGGCGTCCGGAAAGTCCACGGTCGCACAGGCATTGGCGGAGCGGCTGCCGAGGTCGGCGCATGTGCGCGGCGACGCCTTCCGCCGGTTCGTCGTCGGCGGCCGAGTCGAAATGAGTCCCCACCCGGCGCCGGAAGCCCTCGATCAGCTGCGCCTGCGGCACCGGCTGGCCGCGCACACCGCCGACGGATACGCCGACGCCGGTTTCACCGCGGTCTTGCAGGACAACATCTTCGGCGAAATGCTCCCGTGGACCATCGAGCAAATCCGAACGCGCCCACTGTATGTCGTGGTGCTGACGCCGCAACCGGCCGCGGTCGCCGCACGCGAAGCGGGCCGGGGCAAGTCCGCCTACGGCGCGTTCACCGTCGAAGACCTCGACACGGGATTACGCGAGAACACGCCCCGCCTCGGCCTGTGGCTGGACACCACGGACCTGACCGTCGAGCAGACCGTCGACGAAATCCTTTCCCGCGCACAGCCGCTCCGATGA
- a CDS encoding YdcF family protein: protein MILLIIGMVLLGFFALRFRGDRRRLGNGVFLLLGLICVGVGLAGDDQDSAVGLLALLLIVLSPLLVLALAGLLIINGVQLVRREGLRVPNLLSFGLGVALLVPYALFFVALATENLWFVFAVASVLTAASYIGFLLVAFLLYSFVYGRTAYQPGMAAIVVHGSGLIGDQVPPLLASRLDRALQVYRAEVAAGRQPLLVTSGGKGSDEAVSEAAAMARYLVERGLPAEALLLEDRSTTTRENLRYTRELLDARGVTGPMVLVTSNFHILRTAILARRLGFDAEVVGSPTAFYYLPSAALREFAGVVFENKWAHAAACLACAALPASLLLIVKLMPS from the coding sequence GTGATTCTGCTCATCATCGGAATGGTGTTGCTCGGTTTCTTCGCGTTGCGATTCCGGGGGGATCGGCGGCGGCTGGGTAATGGGGTCTTCTTGTTGCTCGGGCTGATCTGCGTCGGGGTGGGGCTGGCGGGGGACGACCAGGACAGCGCTGTGGGGTTGCTGGCACTCTTGCTGATCGTGCTTTCGCCGCTGCTCGTGCTGGCGCTGGCGGGTCTGCTGATCATCAACGGGGTGCAGTTGGTGCGGCGGGAAGGGTTGCGGGTCCCGAACCTGCTGTCGTTCGGGCTCGGTGTCGCGTTGCTCGTGCCGTACGCGTTGTTCTTCGTGGCGCTGGCGACGGAGAACCTGTGGTTCGTGTTCGCGGTCGCCTCGGTGCTGACGGCCGCCAGCTATATCGGCTTCCTGCTGGTCGCCTTCCTGCTGTACTCGTTCGTCTACGGCCGGACCGCTTACCAGCCGGGCATGGCGGCGATCGTGGTGCACGGCTCAGGACTGATCGGGGACCAGGTGCCGCCGTTGCTGGCGAGCCGGCTGGATCGGGCGCTGCAGGTGTATCGCGCCGAAGTCGCCGCCGGTCGGCAGCCGCTGCTGGTGACCAGCGGCGGCAAGGGCTCCGACGAAGCCGTGTCGGAAGCCGCGGCCATGGCACGTTATCTGGTCGAGCGGGGCCTGCCCGCCGAAGCGCTCCTGCTGGAGGACCGTTCGACCACCACCCGCGAGAACCTGCGGTACACAAGGGAATTGCTGGATGCCCGCGGCGTAACCGGCCCGATGGTGCTGGTCACCAGTAACTTTCACATCCTGCGCACGGCGATCCTGGCTCGCCGCCTCGGCTTCGACGCCGAAGTGGTGGGCTCTCCGACCGCGTTCTACTACTTGCCGAGCGCGGCGCTGCGCGAATTCGCCGGTGTCGTGTTCGAGAACAAGTGGGCGCACGCCGCGGCCTGCCTGGCGTGCGCCGCGCTACCCGCGTCGCTGCTGCTGATCGTAAAGCTGATGCCGAGCTAG